One region of Vitis vinifera cultivar Pinot Noir 40024 chromosome 1, ASM3070453v1 genomic DNA includes:
- the LOC100264409 gene encoding pyruvate dehydrogenase E1 component subunit beta-1, mitochondrial, with product MLGIVSRKVLGQSLGRIRPAVWALRNYSSAEKQMTVRDALNSALDEEMSADPKVFLMGEEVGEYQGAYKISKGLLEKYGPERVLDTPITEAGFTGIGVGAAYYGLKPVVEFMTFNFSMQAIDHIINSAAKSNYMSAGQISVPIVFRGPNGAAAGVGAQHSQCYAAWYGSCPGLKVLSPYSSEDARGLLKAAIRDPDPVIFLENELLYGESFPISAEVLDSSFCLPIGKAKIEREGRDVTITAFSKMVGFALKAADILAKDGISAEIINLRSIRPLDTPTINASVRKTNRLVTVEEGFPQHGVGAEICMAVVEESFGYLDAPVERIAGADVPMPYAANLERMAVPQIEDIVRAAKRACYRSTAMAATA from the exons ATGTTGGGGATTGTGAGTCGGAAG GTTTTGGGGCAGTCGTTGGGGAGGATTAGGCCTGCGGTGTGGGCATTGAGGAACTACTCGTCTGCGGAAAAACAG ATGACAGTGAGGGATGCTCTAAACTCTGCACTTGATGAGGAAATGTCCGCAGATCCTAAAGTCTTTTTGATGGGTGAAGAG GTCGGGGAATACCAAGGTGCATACAAG ATTTCTAAAGGGCTTTTGGAGAAATATGGCCCTGAGAGGGTTCTGGATACCCCAATCACAGAG GCTGGTTTTACTGGGATTGGAGTTGGTGCTGCTTACTATGGTCTTAAGCCTGTTGTAGAGTTCATGACATTTAATTTCTCTATGCAG GCAATTGACCACATCATTAATTCTGCTGCAAAATCAAACTACATGTCCGCTGGTCAGATATCCGTACCTATTGTTTTTAGAGGACCAAATGGTGCTGCCGCTGGAGTTGGTGCCCAGCACTCCCAG TGTTATGCAGCCTGGTATGGCTCCTGCCCTGGGTTGAAAGTGCTGTCCCCATATTCATCTGAGGATGCCCGTGGATTGCTAAAAGCTGCTATAAGAGACCCTGATCCTGTTATTTTCCTTGAAAATGAGTTGCT GTATGGTGAATCTTTCCCTATCTCAGCAGAAGTTCTTGATTCCAGTTTTTGCCTCCCAATAGGGAAAGCCAAG ATTGAGAGAGAAGGAAGGGATGTGACTATCACAGCTTTCTCAAAAATGGTGGGCTTTGCACTCAAG GCTGCTGATATTCTTGCAAAGGATGGAATCAGTGCTGAG ATTATAAATCTGCGTTCAATTAGGCCCCTGGACACACCCACGATCAATGCCTCAGTCAGGAAAACTAACAGACTTGTAACCGTTGAAGAAGGGTTCCCTCAGCATGGTGTTGGGGCTGAGATCTG CATGGCTGTTGTTGAGGAGAGCTTTGGTTATCTTGATGCACCAGTGGAAAGGATTGCCGGGGCTGATGTTCCCATGCCTTATGCTGCTAATCTCGAGAGAATGGCTGTCCCACAG ATTGAAGATATCGTCCGAGCTGCAAAGAGAGCATGCTACAGATCCACTGCAATGGCTGCAACTGCTTGA